A region of the Sodalis ligni genome:
CCAGGGCATCGCGGTAATTCGCGCGCGCTTCAAGGGAGCCAATGGAGTTGAGCTCAAGGGCGACGTGTTGATGAATGCCCAGCGCCCGCCACCAGCGGGCGGTGAGGAGGATGAGCTCCGCGTCGATATCCGGCCCCTGCAGGCCGAACACCTCGGCGCCGAGCTGATGGAACTGGCGATAGCGGCCCTTTTGCGGGCGTTCATGCCGGAACATCGGCCCAATATACCACAGGCGCTGTTCCTGGTTGTAAAGCAAGCCATGTTCAATGCCGGCGCGGACACAGCCCGCCGTGCCTTCCGGCCGCAACGTCAGGCTGTCGCCGTTGCGATCCTCGAAGGTGTACATCTCTTTTTCCACAACATCGGTCACTTCGCCGATAGCGCGCTTGAACAAAGGGGTCTGTTCAACAATCGGTAAACGGATTTCACTGTAACCGTAACCGGCCAGTACATCCTTCAGTATGCCTTCAATACGCTGCCAGACTGCCGTTTCTTCCGGCAAATAGTCGTTCATGCCGCGAATGGCCTGGATGTTAGTTGCCATGTCGATTCTCTATAAAAAATTACTTATCAATCAAATTAACGACAATGCGATTGCTGTCATCAAGCATGGCCGCCTTGGCGCGGATTTTAGCTTCCAACTGATCGATCATCTGTTCGTTATCGAAACGGTCGCGCTGGCGCACGCCGTCTTCATAAAAACCGCTCTTATTGTGGCCGCCGGTGACGCCGATGGTGGACACCAACGCCTCCCCCGGACCGTTAACCACACAGCCGATAATGGACACATCCATCGGCGTGACGATATCTTCCAGCCGCTGCTCAAGGGCATTGACCGTACCGATAACGTCGAATTCCTGGCGCGAACAGGTGGGACAAGCAATGAAATTTATGCCGCGGGCGCGAATACGCAGGGATTTGAGAATATCAAATCCTACTTTGACTTCTTCCACCGGGTCGGCCGCCAGCGAGATCCGCAGGGTATCGCCGATGCCTTCGCTGAGCAGCAGGCCGAGCCCGATGGCGGATTTCACCGCGCCGCTGCGCGCGCCGCCCGCTTCGGTAATCCCCAGATGCAGGGGCTGATCGATGCGCGACGCCAGCAAACGGTAGGATTCAACCGCCAGAAAGACATCCGACGCTTTGACGCTGACTTTAAACTGGTTAAAATTGAGGCGATCCAGTATGTCGACGTGGCGCATGGCGGATTCAAGCAAGGCTTCCGGCGTGGGTTCGCCGTATTTTTCCTGGATGTCGCGCTCCAGCGAACCGGCGTTGACGCCGATGCGTATGGGAATGTTTTTATCACGGGCACAATCCACCACCGAGCGGATACGCGCTTCGCTGCCGATATTGCCGGGGTTGATGCGCAGGCAGTCCACCCCATACTCGGCGACTTTCAGCGCGATGCGATAATCGAAATGGATATCCGCCA
Encoded here:
- the ispG gene encoding flavodoxin-dependent (E)-4-hydroxy-3-methylbut-2-enyl-diphosphate synthase, producing the protein MHNHAPINRRKSTRIYVGKVPIGDGAPIAVQSMTNTRTTDVAATVRQIQALERVGVDIVRVSVPTMDAADAFRLIKQQVSVPLVADIHFDYRIALKVAEYGVDCLRINPGNIGSEARIRSVVDCARDKNIPIRIGVNAGSLERDIQEKYGEPTPEALLESAMRHVDILDRLNFNQFKVSVKASDVFLAVESYRLLASRIDQPLHLGITEAGGARSGAVKSAIGLGLLLSEGIGDTLRISLAADPVEEVKVGFDILKSLRIRARGINFIACPTCSRQEFDVIGTVNALEQRLEDIVTPMDVSIIGCVVNGPGEALVSTIGVTGGHNKSGFYEDGVRQRDRFDNEQMIDQLEAKIRAKAAMLDDSNRIVVNLIDK